A genomic stretch from Juglans microcarpa x Juglans regia isolate MS1-56 chromosome 3S, Jm3101_v1.0, whole genome shotgun sequence includes:
- the LOC121258810 gene encoding putative pentatricopeptide repeat-containing protein At3g05240 produces the protein MLEILLGKSYFRTSEMPIIRSIVSWAMQSAKRLSFARTITTFKPKCTVVMVSTPPCLVLGSYCESNAQEGVYSKNREIDDLIKSGQLNSALNLFDEMLVRDVVTYNLLISGYGRYGLPKQAFYLYDEMVSQGIRESPSTCSSVLAVCRDGEFYKEGSQVHCRVLTLGFSFNFFVSSSLVDLYMHMGLDNIALKLFNELPERNLAVWNLVLRGYCDLDRSDELLGLYSKMELDGVEPNGLTFCYLFRGCSNEKLLDEGKQLHCQVVKVGWVRSNIFVANALVDFYSGCGSLIDAKKSFESIPVEGVISWNSIVAVHADNGLLAEALKLFSIMQLLGKRPSIRSFARFLNLSSEMTNIQLGKQIHSYVLKLGYDHGSIHIQSALIDMYGKCWDIESSVTVYNCGPERTLECCNSLMTSLLHCGITEDVVEMFGLMVDKGVGLDEVTFSTTLKALSVSASTSFASCRLLHCCAIKSGFESDTAVACSLIDAYSRCGHVEFSHIVFNKIPSPNVICFTSLINGYARNGMGREGLEMLQALVEKGLKPDRVAFLCALTGCSYSGLVKEGRLLFDSMKTLHGIDPDRQHYSCMVDLLGRAGLLDEAEELLQMAPGKGDGVMWSSLLRSCKVHGNEIVGRRVAKTLLEIEPEDPAVCLQVSNFYSEIGEFHTSAQLRKSAMSRTVTRKIGHSLIEVNCRCYH, from the coding sequence atgtTAGAAATTCTTTTGGGTAAATCCTATTTTCGTACTTCAGAGATGCCCATTATTCGTAGCATTGTCTCATGGGCCATGCAAAGCGCTAAGCGCTTGTCCTTTGCCCGAACCATAACCACTTTCAAGCCGAAGTGCACCGTAGTCATGGTTTCCACGCCTCCTTGCCTGGTGTTGGGCTCATACTGTGAAAGCAATGCTCAAGAGGGAGTTTACTCCAAAAACCGTGAAATTGATGATCTGATCAAATCTGGGCAGTTAAATTCCGCTCTCAacttgtttgatgaaatgctgGTTCGTGATGTTGTTACTTATAATCTACTGATTTCAGGGTATGGCCGATATGGCCTGCCAAAACAGGCTTTTTACTTGTATGATGAAATGGTTTCGCAAGGAATAAGAGAGAGTCCGTCTACATGTTCCTCTGTCTTGGCTGTTTGTAGGGATGGGGAATTCTATAAAGAAGGAAGCCAAGTTCACTGCAGGGTGCTGACACTCGGGTTTagcttcaatttttttgtttcaagttcGCTTGTTGATCTTTATATGCATATGGGCCTCGATAATATAGCTTTGAAGCTCTTTAATGAGTTGCCAGAGCGAAATCTGGCAGTATGGAATTTGGTATTACGTGGGTATTGTGATTTGGATCGATCAGATGAGTTATTGGGATTGTACTCTAAAATGGAATTGGATGGTGTGGAGCCAAATGGTCTTACTTTTTGTTACCTATTTCGTGGATGCAGTAATGAGAAGCTTTTAGATGAAGGGAAGCAGCTGCATTGTCAAGTGGTTAAGGTCGGATGGGTAAGATCAAATATATTTGTTGCTAATGCATTGGTGGATTTTTATTCTGGGTGTGGGAGTTTAATTGATGCAAAGAAATCATTTGAGAGTATTCCAGTGGAGGGTGTGATTTCATGGAATTCAATTGTTGCAGTCCATGCAGATAATGGTTTATTGGCTGAAGCtctcaaattattttctataatgCAGCTTCTAGGCAAGAGACCATCAATTCGATCATTTGCAAGGTTCTTGAATCTGTCTAGTGAGATGACGAATATTCAGCTTGGGAAGCAGATTCACTCTTACGTTCTAAAATTGGGATATGATCATGGAAGCATACATATCCAATCTGCTTTGATAGATATGTATGGGAAATGTTGGGACATTGAGAGTTCTGTAACCGTATATAATTGTGGTCCGGAGAGAACACTGGAGTGTTGCAACTCATTAATGACCTCATTGTTGCACTGTGGCATCACTGAAGATGTGGTTGAGATGTTTGGTTTGATGGTTGACAAGGGAGTTGGACTTGATGAAGTCACTTTCTCGACGACATTGAAGGCATTGTCAGTATCTGCGTCAACAAGCTTTGCTAGCTGCAGATTGCTACACTGTTGTGCAATAAAATCAGGTTTTGAATCTGATACAGCAGTTGCATGTTCCCTAATAGATGCATATTCCAGATGTGGTCACGTTGAGTTTTCTCATATTGTTTTCAACAAAATTCCTTCCCCAAATGTCATTTGTTTCACCTCCCTCATCAATGGATACGCCCGGAATGGAATGGGAAGAGAAGGTCTTGAGATGCTTCAAGCACTGGTCGAAAAGGGTCTAAAACCAGATAGAGTGGCATTCTTGTGTGCATTAACAGGGTGCAGCTATTCCGGGTTGGTCAAAGAAGGAAGGTTGCTGTTTGATTCAATGAAAACACTACATGGGATAGACCCAGATAGGCAGCATTATTCATGTATGGTTGATCTGTTAGGCCGTGCCGGTTTGCTTGATGAAGCAGAAGAGTTGCTGCAAATGGCACCTGGAAAAGGTGATGGTGTGATGTGGAGTTCGTTGCTGCGAAGTTGTAAGGTCCATGGGAACGAGATAGTGGGAAGGAGAGTAGCCAAAACCTTGTTGGAGATTGAACCAGAGGATCCTGCAGTTTGTTTGCAAGTTTCAAACTTCTATTCTGAAATAGGGGAGTTTCATACCTCTGCGCAACTTAGAAAGAGTGCAATGTCAAGGACGGTGACAAGGAAGATTGGTCACAGTTTAATTGAGGTAAACTGTCGCTGTTACCATTAA
- the LOC121258811 gene encoding probable polygalacturonase At1g80170, which translates to MRSFNLYKSINLAKLPEQTMDKLFLASFLGILITAHGVAGNMVCDDDIGMLEELESLEIEEENEMELSPIPAWTSERGSKVLVNVDSFGAVGDGVSDDTQAFLQAWDIACSTPKSVLLVPEGGLYLVNATRFKGPCSEKLVIQIEGTIIAPDEPENWDPELPRIWLDFSKLKGVIFQGDGVIDGSGSKWWASSCKRNKTNGAPTALTIDSSSAIKVKGLTIQNSQQMHFVISQSDSVRISGVQVSAPGDSPNTDGIHITESTNVLLQDCKIGTGDDCISIVNASSNIKMKSIYCGPGHGISIGSLGKNNSTGIVTKVLLDKAFLKETTNGLRIKTWQGGSGYVREVTYQNVRMDNVSNPIIIDQFYCDSPKACQNQTSAVNISQIVYRNISGTTKSAKAMQFACSDTVPCRQIVLSNINLEKKDGTVETYCNSAQGFGYGTVHPSADCLSSNDKECVFINQEENLEDAGASREHIVHTEL; encoded by the exons atGCGTTCATTCAATTTATACAAGTCAATCAATCTAGCAAAACTTCCAGAACAAACCATGGATAAATTATTCTTGGCGTCCTTTCTTGGAATACTAATAACGGCACATGGAGTTGCAGGGAACATGGTATGTGATGATGATATTGGCATGCTCGAAGAACTAGAAAGCTTGgagatagaagaagaaaatgagatggaacTTTCCCCCATCCCGGCATGGACCAGTGAACGTGGTAGCAAGGTTCTTGTGAATGTGGATAGCTTTGGTGCTGTTGGAGATGGAGTTTCTGATGATACCCAG GCTTTCTTACAAGCATGGGACATTGCCTGCTCTACTCCAAAATCAGTTCTTTTGGTGCCTGAAGGAGGACTTTATCTTGTCAATGCAACAAGATTTAAGGGGCCATGCTCAGAAAAATTAGTGATCCAG ATTGAAGGAACAATAATAGCTCCAGATGAGCCAGAAAACTGGGATCCAGAGCTCCCACGAATATGGCTCGATTTTTCTAAACTAAAGGGAGTCATTTTCCAAGGAGATGGAGTTATTGATGGCTCAGGAAGCAAATGGTGGGCATCATCttgcaaaagaaacaaaactaaC GGGGCACCAACG GCACTAACTATAGACTCAAGCTCAGCTATAAAGGTGAAAGGCCTCACTATCCAGAACAGCCAACAGATGCATTTTGTTATTTCCCAGTCTGATTCTGTGCGCATTTCTGGGGTACAAGTCTCGGCTCCAGGAGACAGTCCCAACACTGATGGAATCCATATCACTGAATCAACTAATGTTCTTCTCCAAGATTGCAAAATTGGAACAG GGGATGACTGCATCTCAATTGTCAATGCTAGCTCCAATATCAAGATGAAGAGCATCTACTGTGGACCTGGACATGGAATCAG cATTGGAAGCCTTGGAAAAAACAACTCCACTGGCATAGTCACGAAGGTCCTCTTGGATAAAGCATTCCTCAAGGAGACTACCAATGGCCTCAGGATAAAGACCTGGCAG GGAGGTTCTGGTTATGTTCGCGAAGTAACTTACCAAAATGTGAGGATGGACAATGtatcaaaccccatcattattgATCAGTTCTACTGTGATTCTCCGAAAGCTTGTCAAAACCAG ACGTCAGCTGTGAATATAAGCCAGATCGTCTACCGGAACATTAGTGGAACTACAAAGAGTGCAAAGGCCATGCAATTTGCTTGCAGTGACACAGTTCCATGCAGGCAAATAGTCCTTAGCAACATTAACTTAGAGAAGAAAGATGGCACGGTAGAGACATACTGCAACTCTGCCCAAGGCTTTGGCTATGGAACTGTGCATCCTTCAGCTGATTGCCTATCTTCCAATGACAAGGAATGTGTCTTTATCAATCAGGAAGAAAATCTTGAAGATGCTGGAGCCAGCAGAGAGCATATTGTTCACACTGAGCTCTAA